Genomic segment of Merismopedia glauca CCAP 1448/3:
CCCTAATCCCCAATCCCTCAAGAGTAGATCCAATTTATCACTAGCAACTTGGGTTAATAAGTGTTTTTGCGATCGGACAGTCAGAAAAACTATTAGTTTCCTGGTTTAAATAAGCTTAGCTTATCACCGCTATTTGAAGAAAGCGACCGAATGTAGAAAATATCTCTAGATCGGTTTATCCCTTTCATAATGGAATAAGAAGAGCCGATGTGATTAATCATCTATGTTGCGTAAACTAACAGTTTTTTTGATGTCTGTAGTGCTGTGCGTCAGTACAGTAGCTTGTGGAGGTTCTGAAGTTAGGAACAATCAAAACCCCAACCTCGACACTACCAGCAGACAGACCGCTATAGCTTCTGGTAAGTATCCCGTTCAGCAGGCTACCTACGATGACGCAAATGGGGAATACACCTTGATGCTACTCAACACCCCTCCTGGTGCGCCTGCAACCTATAGAAGCACCAATGTTCGCATGGCGAGATTAACTGACGAAGAAGTTAAAGAGGGAGAGAAAACCTTCTTAAATGTGAGTAATGAAGGTGCAGATCTCCATTTATCAGAAGATTTCAAAATCGAATACGTCCATAACGTCACCGAAACCCGCGATAATCCCCAAACAGGTCAGCGAGAAACCGTAGTTATTCGGCAACAATCTAGTTTCTGGACTCCCTTTGCTGGCGCTTTAGCAGGTCAATTGGTGGGTAATTTACTATTTAGACCCCAATACTACGTACCCCCTGTCTATCAGCCAGGAGTAAGCGTTCTACAAGGTTATGGCGGTTACGGGAGCAGTTACAATCAAGCCGTACAAAGTTACCAGACTCGCTACAATGCTCCACCTGCTGCGGTGAGAAATCGCACGACTTTGCGGACTAGCGGTCGTTTGAGACGGCAAGATAACGGCCAATCTTCCAATACTCGACGACGAGTTTCTGGACAAGGTAGTCGTTCCTCTGGTTCGGGTTTTGGTTCTAGCAATCTCGAATCTTCAGGAAAATCTCGCACCAATCGTCCTAGCAGTTCTCGTAGCTTTGGTAGTGGTAGAAGTCCTTCACGTAGTAGCGGTTTTGGTTCTCGCAGCCGCCGTAGGTAGTATATTCTACTCTAGAGTAGGGTGGGCATTGCCCACCCTACCTATGGTGTCTGTGGGTAAGTCCTGCCCATCTTTGAGAAAGCGATCGCTCTATTGTCACCCTGTCAGCAATTTTCTATTAGCTATGCCAGTTTTTAGCACTGATGGAGGCGGCTTTAGCAAGAGCGATCGCAATTTACCTATTACGAAACCGCAAATTCTGTATATTTTCGTTCTGCTATGGTTCTAAAACCCAACACAATCTGCTCTTTGGGAATTCCCGCAGCCACTAACTCTACAGCAATACCCTCTTCTGTACCATCATGCTGAATCCAGGGTTTATGATCGATCAGATCGACGTGTAACAAAGTTCCATAGATGCGATACCCGTCTTTCCAACCATTTTCTACTAACAGATAGCGATCGCGATTGCGATCGAACACTAGTTCTACTTGAACTTCGTTGTCGTTACCCAAAAATTCAGCATATTCTCGCAGCACTTTTTCGATAATGTCACGATACCGATCTTTCAATGAATCCATCTGACAATTTCCTCCTTCAAAACATCGAAGGTAACTAAACGGATCGTGCCATCTTCAATCAAGGTTTGACCGGCTTCTTCCTCAAAAACTCGCTTGCGGGTGTCTTCGTTGACTGAAAGGTAAAGGATATGTTCGGGATAGTAGCGCTTTAACAAGCGATCGTACAAAACAAACTGAC
This window contains:
- a CDS encoding XisI protein codes for the protein MDSLKDRYRDIIEKVLREYAEFLGNDNEVQVELVFDRNRDRYLLVENGWKDGYRIYGTLLHVDLIDHKPWIQHDGTEEGIAVELVAAGIPKEQIVLGFRTIAERKYTEFAVS